The nucleotide sequence TCAGAGCAGAAATCAGCGACGCGGGGCTTCGTAGGCCAGATCACTGGCCGGCTTGCCGCCGCTCTCGGCCATCAGACGCTGGCGCTCCTGCTCCTTCTCGCACTCGTCATCCTTGCCGCCACAGATGTCACAGCCATCCTTGAGCCCGAGGTTGTTGAGGCCGCCGCAGGAGCCGGCGATCGGCTTGCGCCCCATCAACACCCCGACAGCCATCGCGCCGATCAACAGCAGCATGGCGGCGAACACCAGTAACCAGATAGTCATGTCATTTCTCCCGGGGCATGGCCCCATGTTGGCCCACTGTGACCGGCCCGACTCGACCGCCACATCGGTACCCGCCCTGACGGGAGGGTGCCAATGCATCGTGAGTGGCAGGCCCGGTCAGGGGCGTGTCACGACAGGTGACAGCGGATCACGTCCTCCCCGTCTGCCTGACGGCAGACAGGCTCAGACGCTGGATTCCCCTGCGGGCTTCGTGTCGCCTGTCGCCGGCGCGTCCTTCAGATAGGGCGCGAATGCCGGACTCCAGGACTGCTTGAAGCCATCATCCGTTTTGACAATGAAATAGGCGGCAATGTTCTCGCGTCTTGCGATGGCCATTGCCTTCTCGGCGCCAAGCACGTTGAGTGCCGTGGCCCAGGCGTCCGCACTCGCACAATCTGGCGTGATGACCGTCACCGATGCCAGGGAGTGCTGAATGGGACGACCGGTACGCGGATCGATCGTGTGTGAGTAACGTACGCCGTCCTGCTCGAAATAGTTGCGGTAGTCACCGGAAGTCGCCACGGCAGCATTGCCGGGGTCGATGATCCGCTGCACGGAACGCTCGAAGGACTTCGGCGCTTCGATGGCGATACGCCACGGCTTGTGGCCGGGCTTCTCACCCTTGACGCGGATCTCGCC is from Cobetia marina and encodes:
- the nqrM gene encoding (Na+)-NQR maturation NqrM: MTIWLLVFAAMLLLIGAMAVGVLMGRKPIAGSCGGLNNLGLKDGCDICGGKDDECEKEQERQRLMAESGGKPASDLAYEAPRR